A section of the Pimelobacter simplex genome encodes:
- a CDS encoding branched-chain amino acid ABC transporter substrate-binding protein, which translates to MRRNKVFGIGAAALALGLTMTACGTTKDDPKAGSGDDCSVKLAFIGPLTGDYANLGINILNGADLALKEYKGDCKVEIVKKDSQGDPEKAKPFALEIAKDKDIIGVIGPTFSGETEATGPTFADPEVGLVTLSASATNPDLSSNGWNTFHRLIGTDAVQAPAAAKFITDTLKAKKVMVIDDASEYGVGLANGLKKALGSVVTETDTVQQKQSDFSATVTKAKASGTDAIYYAGYYAEAGKLAKQLKQGGYEGTFVSGDGSLDPGFIEAGGDGAEGAYLTCPCLWGTGDWAAKYEKEIGQAPGTYSTEGYDVMNVFLNGIEAGKTTRADMLKWVTDYDEDGLTKHISFDDKGDVEESSVYAYEIKDGEIQPGQTIE; encoded by the coding sequence TTGAGGCGAAACAAGGTATTCGGCATCGGAGCCGCGGCACTTGCCCTCGGCCTGACCATGACGGCGTGCGGGACCACCAAGGACGACCCCAAGGCCGGGTCCGGGGACGACTGCAGCGTGAAGCTCGCCTTCATCGGGCCGCTGACCGGCGACTACGCCAACCTCGGGATCAACATCCTCAATGGCGCCGACCTCGCGTTGAAGGAGTACAAGGGCGACTGCAAGGTCGAGATCGTCAAGAAGGACTCGCAGGGCGACCCGGAGAAGGCCAAGCCCTTCGCGCTCGAGATCGCCAAGGACAAGGACATCATCGGCGTCATCGGGCCCACCTTCTCGGGTGAGACCGAGGCCACCGGCCCGACGTTCGCCGACCCGGAGGTCGGCCTGGTGACGCTCTCCGCCTCGGCCACCAACCCCGACCTGTCGAGCAACGGGTGGAACACCTTCCACCGCCTGATCGGTACGGACGCGGTCCAGGCGCCGGCGGCGGCGAAGTTCATCACCGACACGCTCAAGGCCAAGAAGGTCATGGTCATCGACGACGCGTCGGAGTACGGCGTCGGCCTGGCCAACGGCCTGAAGAAGGCTCTCGGCAGTGTCGTCACCGAGACCGACACCGTCCAGCAGAAGCAGAGCGACTTCTCGGCGACCGTCACCAAGGCGAAGGCCTCGGGCACGGACGCGATCTACTACGCCGGCTACTACGCCGAGGCGGGCAAGCTCGCCAAGCAGCTCAAGCAGGGCGGCTACGAGGGCACCTTCGTCTCCGGTGACGGCTCGCTCGACCCGGGCTTCATCGAGGCCGGCGGCGATGGTGCCGAGGGTGCCTACCTGACCTGCCCGTGCCTGTGGGGCACCGGTGACTGGGCGGCGAAGTACGAGAAGGAGATCGGCCAGGCGCCGGGCACCTACTCGACCGAGGGATACGACGTCATGAACGTGTTCCTCAACGGCATCGAGGCCGGGAAGACCACCCGCGCCGACATGCTCAAGTGGGTCACCGACTACGACGAGGACGGCCTGACGAAGCACATCAGCTTCGACGACAAGGGCGACGTCGAGGAGTCGTCGGTCTACGCCTACGAGATCAAGGACGGCGAGATCCAGCCCGGTCAGACGATCGAGTAG
- a CDS encoding branched-chain amino acid ABC transporter permease produces the protein MNFEFLFSNLPELTITGLALGAIYALVALGYTMVYGVLQLINFAHSEVFMYGGFAAVWTLYAFGASPASSTGAIVAFMAVALVVAMLVSGSVALLLERFAYRPLIERGSPKLVVLISAIGASFVLSEAMGLRNLLVQKLPGIVVAILVGLVFAAIIVLVIAGGSRVVAMEGAEPRRFKLGEVPRFLPLLVGIGLAFLVCGQLGLSGSANEAVDLYDPLKEYLSRARESAALPINVNPEVVFHIFNYGVTTIDILLIGSALLMMIVLDQFIRRSRTGRGIRAVAQDPEAAALMGVNRNRVVQITFLIGGLMAGIAALLYITKIGSIRFNDGFLLGVKAFTAAVMGGIGNLRGALLGGLVLGVAENWGSALFGSDWKDVVAFVLLILILLFRPTGLLGEALGKARA, from the coding sequence TTGAACTTCGAATTCCTGTTCAGCAACCTCCCCGAGCTGACCATCACCGGTCTCGCGCTCGGTGCCATCTACGCACTCGTGGCGCTCGGCTACACCATGGTGTACGGCGTCCTGCAGCTCATCAACTTCGCCCACAGCGAGGTGTTCATGTACGGCGGCTTCGCAGCCGTGTGGACCCTCTACGCGTTCGGCGCGTCGCCAGCATCGTCGACGGGCGCGATCGTCGCCTTCATGGCCGTCGCCCTCGTGGTAGCGATGCTGGTCTCCGGATCGGTCGCGCTGCTGCTGGAGCGCTTCGCGTACCGTCCGCTCATCGAGCGCGGCTCGCCCAAGCTCGTCGTCCTGATCTCCGCGATCGGCGCGTCCTTCGTGCTCTCCGAGGCGATGGGTCTGCGCAACCTGCTGGTCCAGAAGCTTCCCGGCATCGTCGTGGCGATCCTGGTCGGACTGGTCTTCGCGGCGATCATCGTGCTCGTCATCGCCGGCGGCTCCCGTGTCGTCGCGATGGAGGGGGCCGAGCCGCGCCGCTTCAAGCTCGGCGAGGTGCCGCGCTTCCTCCCGCTGCTCGTCGGCATCGGCCTGGCGTTCCTGGTCTGCGGCCAGCTCGGGCTGAGCGGTTCGGCCAACGAGGCCGTCGATCTCTACGACCCGCTGAAGGAGTACCTCTCCCGGGCGCGGGAGAGCGCGGCGCTCCCGATCAACGTCAACCCCGAGGTCGTCTTCCACATCTTCAACTACGGCGTGACGACGATCGACATCCTGCTGATCGGCTCGGCGCTCCTGATGATGATCGTGCTCGACCAGTTCATCCGCCGCTCGCGGACCGGGCGCGGCATCCGTGCTGTCGCCCAGGACCCCGAGGCGGCCGCCCTGATGGGGGTCAACCGCAATCGCGTCGTCCAGATCACCTTCCTGATCGGCGGTCTGATGGCGGGTATCGCTGCGCTGCTCTACATCACCAAGATCGGCTCGATCCGGTTCAACGACGGTTTCCTGCTCGGCGTCAAGGCGTTCACCGCCGCGGTGATGGGTGGGATCGGCAACCTTCGCGGCGCACTGCTCGGTGGCCTGGTCCTCGGCGTGGCCGAGAACTGGGGCTCCGCGCTCTTCGGCTCCGACTGGAAGGACGTCGTGGCGTTCGTGCTCCTCATCCTCATCCTGCTGTTCCGGCCCACCGGACTGCTGGGCGAGGCGCTCGGAAAGGCACGCGCATGA
- a CDS encoding branched-chain amino acid ABC transporter permease: MSGYLTIPRLRIRERITALPKPVQILLWLLAAVLAYALPLLEPPLISTPGVDFGGVMFLVAIYVLVALGLNIVVGYAGLLDLGYVGFYAIGAYTVGVLTAEHSSWPFLLAIPAAVGVAMISGVLLGAPTLRVRGDYLAIVTLGFGEIIRLVITNVEWLGGSRGISQIGGPPNVGGDEGLFQLPHLFWGNGTVLVDSEEKSKFLYFGQLDAVPYYWFALTVVIIILLADRLIKNSRVGRAWEATREDEDAAEIMGVPTFKFKLLAFALGAFVGGLSGALFAGYQGFINPASFQLLLSILFLAAVVVGGQGNRWGVIVGAALVVYLPQRFLELNEFRFLVFGLVLMLLAIYRPQGLIPPRRTVRARKMEEELTELEHGEEVVDA; this comes from the coding sequence ATGAGTGGCTACCTGACGATTCCCCGGCTGCGGATCCGCGAGCGGATCACCGCGCTGCCCAAGCCGGTCCAGATCCTGCTGTGGCTGCTGGCCGCCGTGCTGGCGTACGCGCTGCCGCTCCTCGAACCGCCACTGATCTCCACCCCGGGGGTCGACTTCGGCGGCGTGATGTTCCTCGTGGCGATCTACGTGCTCGTGGCGCTCGGCCTCAACATCGTGGTCGGCTATGCGGGCCTGCTCGACCTCGGGTACGTCGGCTTCTACGCGATCGGCGCCTACACCGTGGGTGTCCTGACGGCCGAGCACAGCAGCTGGCCGTTCCTGCTCGCCATCCCGGCCGCCGTGGGGGTCGCGATGATCTCGGGTGTGCTGCTCGGTGCACCCACGCTGCGCGTGCGTGGCGACTACCTGGCGATCGTCACCCTCGGGTTCGGCGAGATCATCCGGCTCGTCATCACGAACGTCGAGTGGCTGGGTGGTTCGCGAGGCATCTCCCAGATCGGCGGGCCGCCGAACGTCGGTGGTGACGAGGGTCTGTTCCAGCTGCCGCACCTGTTCTGGGGCAACGGGACCGTGCTGGTCGACTCGGAGGAGAAGAGCAAGTTCCTCTACTTCGGCCAGCTGGATGCCGTTCCCTACTACTGGTTCGCGCTGACCGTCGTGATCATCATCCTGCTGGCCGACCGGCTCATCAAGAACAGCCGCGTCGGACGAGCCTGGGAAGCGACCCGCGAGGACGAGGACGCCGCCGAGATCATGGGTGTCCCGACGTTCAAGTTCAAGCTGCTCGCCTTCGCGCTCGGTGCGTTCGTCGGCGGTCTGTCCGGAGCGTTGTTCGCGGGCTACCAGGGGTTCATCAACCCCGCGTCCTTCCAGCTCCTGCTGTCGATCCTGTTCCTGGCGGCCGTCGTCGTCGGTGGTCAGGGCAATCGCTGGGGCGTCATCGTCGGCGCAGCGCTCGTCGTCTACCTCCCGCAGCGGTTCCTCGAGCTCAACGAGTTCCGGTTCCTCGTCTTCGGCCTGGTGCTGATGCTGCTGGCGATCTATCGGCCGCAAGGCCTCATCCCGCCTCGGCGCACAGTCCGGGCCCGCAAGATGGAGGAAGAGCTGACCGAGCTCGAGCACGGAGAGGAGGTCGTCGATGCCTGA
- a CDS encoding ABC transporter ATP-binding protein, whose product MPELLEVANLTLKFGGLTALDDVSFTIKEGEILGLIGPNGAGKTTCFNAVTGVYRPTSGSILFGGRSVVGMKKHKITQSGIARTFQNVRLFPTMTALENVLVGTDARHKTGLISALLRLPRHRQEEAAGHDRAMELLRFMGIHRRADELAANLPYGDQRRLEIARAMAADPKLICLDEPAAGFNPAEKVELMNLIRKVRDQGYTVLLIEHDMKLVMGVTDRIVVLEFGRKIADGPPAEIRDNPAVIAAYLGVDEEDAS is encoded by the coding sequence ATGCCTGAGCTGCTCGAGGTCGCGAACCTCACCCTCAAGTTCGGCGGTCTGACCGCCCTGGACGACGTGTCCTTCACCATCAAGGAAGGAGAGATCCTCGGCCTGATCGGGCCGAACGGTGCCGGCAAGACGACCTGCTTCAACGCGGTCACCGGCGTCTACCGCCCGACCAGCGGATCGATCCTCTTCGGCGGCCGCTCGGTCGTCGGGATGAAGAAGCACAAGATCACGCAGTCGGGGATCGCCCGGACGTTCCAGAACGTGCGCCTGTTCCCGACCATGACCGCGCTCGAGAACGTCCTCGTCGGCACCGACGCTCGGCACAAGACGGGGCTCATCAGCGCCCTGCTGCGACTGCCCCGTCACCGCCAGGAGGAGGCCGCGGGACACGACCGGGCGATGGAGCTGCTCCGGTTCATGGGGATCCACCGCCGCGCCGACGAGCTGGCCGCCAACCTGCCGTACGGCGACCAGCGCCGCCTCGAGATCGCCCGCGCGATGGCGGCGGACCCGAAGCTCATCTGCCTCGACGAGCCGGCCGCCGGGTTCAACCCGGCCGAGAAGGTCGAGCTGATGAACCTCATCCGCAAGGTGCGCGACCAGGGATACACCGTGCTGCTGATCGAGCACGACATGAAGCTGGTCATGGGCGTGACCGACCGGATCGTCGTCCTCGAGTTCGGCCGCAAGATCGCCGACGGGCCACCTGCCGAGATCCGTGACAACCCTGCCGTGATCGCGGCCTACCTGGGAGTGGACGAGGAAGATGCTTCTTGA
- a CDS encoding ABC transporter ATP-binding protein, producing the protein MNYGHIEAIRDITFGVADGSVTTLIGSNGAGKSTTMKTLSGLQPVRKGRVIFDGKDITNAQPFERVKMGISQSPEGRHCFVGMTVRENLEMGAYVRTDRKTAAYREDLERVLTLFPRLQERISQPAGSMSGGEQQMVAIGRALMARPRLLLLDEPSMGLAPKLIQQIFSIITEINEQGTTVLLVEQNAAQALKRSDEAHILETGSIVRSGTGAELAVDPAVKAAYLGGDV; encoded by the coding sequence GTGAACTACGGTCACATCGAGGCCATCCGCGACATCACCTTCGGCGTCGCCGACGGGAGTGTCACCACCCTGATCGGCTCCAACGGTGCTGGGAAGAGCACCACGATGAAGACACTGAGCGGCCTCCAACCCGTCCGCAAGGGGCGGGTGATCTTCGACGGCAAGGACATCACGAACGCCCAGCCGTTCGAGCGCGTGAAGATGGGGATCAGCCAGTCGCCTGAAGGCCGGCACTGCTTCGTCGGCATGACCGTGCGCGAGAACCTCGAGATGGGCGCGTACGTCCGTACGGACCGCAAGACCGCCGCCTACCGCGAGGACCTCGAACGGGTCCTCACGCTGTTCCCGCGCCTCCAGGAGCGGATCAGCCAGCCGGCGGGCTCGATGTCCGGCGGTGAGCAGCAGATGGTTGCGATCGGTCGTGCACTCATGGCTCGACCGCGGCTGCTGCTGCTCGACGAGCCGTCGATGGGTCTGGCGCCCAAGCTCATCCAGCAGATCTTCTCGATCATCACCGAGATCAACGAGCAGGGCACGACCGTGCTGCTGGTGGAGCAGAACGCCGCGCAGGCGCTCAAGCGCTCCGACGAGGCGCACATCCTCGAGACGGGTTCGATCGTCCGCTCCGGCACCGGGGCCGAGCTCGCGGTCGACCCGGCGGTCAAGGCCGCCTACCTGGGCGGTGACGTCTAG
- a CDS encoding amino acid ABC transporter ATP-binding protein: MTEQTWPTKASEPGAPVPAIEVRGLHKHYGKHEVLQGIDFQVDPGQVVCVIGPSGSGKSTLLRCVNRLEEPTSGEILIEGIDICDRRVDLDDIRSRIGMVFQQFNLFPHLSVLKNLTLAQRNVRRRSKDEAVEIARQNLAKVGLSEKASAYPAHLSGGQQQRVAIARALSMNPDMMLFDEPTSALDPELVGDVLAVMKDLAQEGMTMMVVTHEMGFAREVGDHLVFMDGGVVVEEGRPADVLGNPQHERTQSFLSKVL; the protein is encoded by the coding sequence ATGACCGAGCAGACCTGGCCCACCAAGGCCTCCGAGCCCGGCGCCCCGGTCCCCGCGATCGAGGTGCGCGGCCTGCACAAGCACTACGGCAAGCACGAGGTGCTCCAGGGCATCGACTTCCAGGTCGACCCCGGCCAGGTGGTGTGCGTGATCGGCCCCTCGGGCTCGGGCAAGTCGACGCTGCTGCGCTGCGTCAACCGGCTCGAGGAGCCCACCTCCGGCGAGATCCTCATCGAGGGCATCGACATCTGCGACCGCCGCGTCGACCTCGACGACATCCGCTCCCGGATCGGCATGGTGTTCCAGCAGTTCAACCTGTTCCCCCACCTGTCGGTGCTCAAGAACCTCACCCTCGCCCAGCGCAACGTCCGGCGCCGCAGCAAGGACGAGGCGGTCGAGATCGCCCGCCAGAACCTCGCCAAGGTCGGCCTGTCCGAGAAGGCCTCCGCCTACCCGGCGCACCTCTCCGGCGGCCAGCAGCAGCGCGTCGCCATCGCCCGGGCCCTGTCGATGAACCCCGACATGATGCTCTTCGACGAGCCGACCAGCGCCCTCGACCCCGAGCTCGTCGGCGACGTCCTCGCGGTGATGAAGGACCTCGCCCAGGAGGGCATGACGATGATGGTCGTCACCCACGAGATGGGCTTCGCCCGCGAGGTCGGCGACCACCTGGTCTTCATGGACGGCGGCGTCGTCGTCGAGGAGGGCCGGCCCGCCGACGTCCTGGGCAACCCCCAGCACGAGCGCACGCAGTCGTTCCTGTCCAAGGTGCTCTAG
- a CDS encoding amino acid ABC transporter permease, which yields MTRRQRAALVQVLMYVLLAAAIVTLAVVADWTKIHENFWNADGISWADGNWQDLITIGLVNTVKYTAIAFGGGLALGLTLALMRLSPVAPYRWLATAYIEFFRGLPALVVMMFMAFGLPIAFGWTPPGGLVGAGLIGLILVAGAYMAETLRAGIQAVPKGQTEAARSLGMRTGATTFRVVLPQAFRIVIPPLTNEFVLLIKDTALLFLLGAAASQRELTSVAKDFLTSGPSTGTATSLIQAAILYLVITLPLTQLVAWLERRQRKAVR from the coding sequence GTGACCCGTCGACAGCGCGCCGCGCTGGTCCAGGTCCTGATGTACGTCCTGCTCGCGGCGGCCATCGTCACGCTGGCGGTCGTGGCTGACTGGACCAAGATCCACGAGAACTTCTGGAACGCCGACGGCATCTCGTGGGCCGACGGCAACTGGCAGGACCTGATCACCATCGGTCTGGTCAACACGGTGAAGTACACCGCGATCGCCTTCGGCGGCGGTCTGGCCCTCGGCCTGACGCTGGCACTGATGCGGCTCTCGCCGGTGGCGCCCTACCGGTGGCTGGCCACGGCCTACATCGAGTTCTTCCGGGGACTGCCGGCGCTGGTCGTCATGATGTTCATGGCCTTCGGTCTGCCGATCGCCTTCGGCTGGACGCCGCCGGGTGGTCTGGTCGGAGCGGGCCTGATCGGCCTGATCCTGGTCGCCGGGGCCTACATGGCCGAGACCCTGCGGGCCGGCATCCAGGCCGTGCCCAAGGGCCAGACCGAGGCCGCCCGCTCGCTGGGGATGCGCACCGGAGCGACCACCTTCCGGGTGGTCCTCCCCCAGGCGTTCCGGATCGTCATCCCCCCGCTGACCAACGAGTTCGTGCTGCTCATCAAGGACACCGCGCTGCTGTTCCTGCTCGGTGCCGCGGCCAGCCAGCGCGAGCTCACCTCGGTGGCCAAGGACTTCCTGACCAGCGGTCCCTCGACCGGCACCGCGACCAGCCTGATCCAGGCAGCGATCCTCTACCTGGTCATCACGCTGCCGCTCACCCAGCTCGTCGCCTGGCTCGAGCGCCGGCAGAGGAAGGCGGTCCGATGA
- a CDS encoding ABC transporter substrate-binding protein — protein MRRTRILTIGVACLATFALGACGSEDSKSASGADIVTKGTLTVCSDVPYPPFEDFDKSSPTGFKGFDVDIVSEVAKRLDLKLKIQDSSFDALQSGQALAAGQCDLAASAMTITDDRKKNLDFSDGYYDSKQSLLVPADSKIASIGDLKGVKVGVQQGTTGKTYTEENAEDADIITFPSDAEMFQAIKAGQVEALLQDLPVNLDHTRDGKFKIVETYDTSEEYGFAMKKGNSQLVKDVDGALEEMRKDGTYDTIYAKYFSTENQP, from the coding sequence ATGCGACGTACTCGGATCCTCACCATCGGCGTGGCCTGCCTCGCCACCTTCGCCCTCGGCGCCTGCGGCTCCGAGGACAGCAAGTCCGCCAGCGGTGCGGACATCGTCACCAAGGGCACGCTCACCGTGTGCTCCGACGTGCCGTACCCGCCGTTCGAGGACTTCGACAAGTCCAGTCCCACCGGCTTCAAGGGCTTCGACGTCGACATCGTCTCCGAGGTCGCCAAGCGCCTCGACCTCAAGCTCAAGATCCAGGACTCCTCGTTCGACGCCCTCCAGAGCGGCCAGGCGCTCGCCGCCGGCCAGTGCGACCTCGCGGCGTCGGCCATGACCATCACCGACGACCGCAAGAAGAACCTCGACTTCTCCGACGGCTACTACGACTCCAAGCAGTCGCTCCTCGTGCCGGCCGACAGCAAGATCGCCTCGATCGGCGACCTCAAGGGCGTCAAGGTCGGTGTCCAGCAGGGCACCACGGGCAAGACCTACACCGAGGAGAACGCCGAGGACGCCGACATCATCACGTTCCCCAGTGACGCGGAGATGTTCCAGGCGATCAAGGCCGGCCAGGTCGAGGCGCTGCTCCAGGACCTGCCGGTCAACCTCGACCACACCCGGGACGGCAAGTTCAAGATCGTCGAGACCTACGACACCAGCGAGGAGTACGGCTTCGCCATGAAGAAGGGCAACAGCCAGCTCGTCAAGGACGTCGACGGCGCGCTCGAGGAGATGCGCAAGGACGGGACCTACGACACGATCTACGCCAAGTACTTCTCCACCGAGAACCAGCCGTAG
- a CDS encoding DUF554 domain-containing protein, with translation MIPGTGTAVNAAAVLLGAALGRLAGDRLPQRTRDLVTDGLGLVTLLIAGTSAMAVLDPDLSAAVGDSAPLLIVLGAVLLGGILGSLLRLEQRVEGLGAWLQGRLAGETGSAERQRFVEGFVISSLIFCTGPLTILGSLNDGLGKGADELYLKSGLDGFAAIAFAAAFGWGVAASVLTLVAVQGSLTLAGLALGDVLPEAELAALTATGGLLLVGVALRLLALKPVAVADLLPALAVAPLLTAAVTALR, from the coding sequence GTGATCCCCGGCACCGGAACCGCCGTCAACGCCGCCGCCGTGCTGCTCGGCGCCGCCCTCGGACGCCTCGCGGGCGACCGGCTCCCCCAGCGCACGCGCGACTTGGTGACCGATGGCCTGGGCCTGGTCACGCTGCTCATCGCCGGTACGTCGGCGATGGCCGTGCTCGACCCCGACCTGTCCGCCGCCGTCGGCGACAGCGCGCCGCTGCTCATCGTGCTCGGCGCGGTCCTGCTCGGTGGGATCCTGGGCTCGCTGCTGCGCCTGGAGCAGCGGGTCGAGGGGCTCGGCGCGTGGCTGCAGGGCCGCCTGGCCGGCGAGACCGGCAGCGCGGAGCGGCAGCGCTTCGTCGAGGGCTTCGTCATCTCGTCGCTGATCTTCTGCACCGGGCCGCTGACGATCCTGGGCTCGCTCAACGACGGGCTCGGCAAGGGCGCCGACGAGCTCTACCTCAAGTCCGGGCTCGACGGCTTCGCCGCGATCGCGTTCGCCGCGGCGTTCGGCTGGGGCGTGGCCGCGAGCGTGCTCACCCTCGTCGCCGTCCAGGGCTCGCTCACCCTCGCCGGCCTCGCCCTCGGCGACGTCCTCCCCGAGGCCGAGCTCGCCGCCCTGACGGCGACCGGCGGGCTGCTGCTGGTCGGCGTCGCGCTGCGCCTGCTGGCGCTCAAGCCGGTCGCCGTGGCCGACCTCCTGCCCGCGCTCGCGGTCGCACCCCTGCTGACCGCGGCCGTCACCGCGCTGCGCTGA
- a CDS encoding GNAT family N-acetyltransferase: protein MATRDDAPALAELWSDAVRRADRSEQVADIELVIKAAEMSPEQRVVVVEYDGQVAGAVYLRITTLSPLNLEPCVQSIQPRVFDRCRRHGAGHALMEAATAFAEEHGILHVVTAVPNSSREANRFMARLGLAPVVMYRIAPTSLLRSRVSPQRQQTGVEGTRNRVLAARRSLRRTRAERLGLPDPEQA, encoded by the coding sequence GTGGCCACGCGTGACGACGCGCCTGCCCTGGCGGAGCTCTGGAGCGACGCCGTACGACGTGCCGACCGCTCCGAGCAGGTCGCCGACATCGAGCTGGTGATCAAGGCCGCCGAGATGTCGCCCGAGCAGCGCGTCGTCGTCGTCGAGTACGACGGCCAGGTCGCCGGCGCCGTCTACCTCCGGATCACCACGCTCTCCCCGCTCAACCTCGAGCCCTGCGTCCAGTCCATCCAGCCGCGGGTCTTCGACCGCTGCCGGCGCCACGGCGCCGGGCACGCGCTGATGGAGGCCGCGACGGCCTTCGCCGAGGAGCACGGCATCCTGCACGTGGTCACCGCGGTGCCCAACAGCTCGCGCGAGGCCAACCGGTTCATGGCCCGTCTGGGCCTGGCCCCCGTCGTGATGTACCGGATCGCGCCGACCTCGCTGCTGCGCAGCCGGGTCTCGCCGCAGCGCCAGCAGACCGGCGTCGAGGGCACCCGGAACCGGGTGCTCGCCGCCCGCCGCTCGCTGCGTCGTACCCGGGCCGAGCGGCTGGGCCTGCCCGACCCCGAGCAGGCCTGA
- a CDS encoding PaaI family thioesterase: MTTAEEIAEFARANMGALNERMGIELVEVAPERVVATMPVEGNTQPYGLLHGGASVVLAETLGSVAAALNAGPDRFAVGVDINATHHRSATKGTVTGVATPLHRGRSMASYEIVISDEDGRRVCTSRITCALLARDPNPQG; the protein is encoded by the coding sequence ATGACCACCGCTGAGGAGATCGCCGAGTTCGCACGCGCCAACATGGGCGCTCTCAACGAGCGGATGGGCATCGAGCTCGTCGAGGTCGCCCCCGAGCGCGTGGTCGCGACGATGCCCGTCGAGGGCAACACCCAGCCCTACGGGCTGCTCCACGGCGGCGCCTCGGTCGTGCTGGCCGAGACGCTCGGCTCGGTCGCCGCGGCGCTCAACGCCGGCCCCGACCGGTTCGCGGTCGGCGTCGACATCAACGCCACCCACCACCGCTCCGCGACCAAGGGCACCGTCACCGGCGTCGCCACCCCGCTGCACCGCGGCCGGTCGATGGCGAGCTACGAGATCGTGATCAGCGACGAGGACGGCCGCCGGGTGTGCACCTCGCGGATCACCTGCGCGCTGCTGGCGCGCGACCCCAACCCCCAGGGCTGA